A DNA window from Mastomys coucha isolate ucsf_1 unplaced genomic scaffold, UCSF_Mcou_1 pScaffold21, whole genome shotgun sequence contains the following coding sequences:
- the Inppl1 gene encoding phosphatidylinositol 3,4,5-trisphosphate 5-phosphatase 2 isoform X1 codes for MASVCGAPSTGGALGSPAPAWYHRDLSRAAAEELLARAGRDGSFLVRDSESVAGAFALCVLYQKHVHTYRILPDGEDLLAVQTSQGVPVRRFQTLGELIGLYAQPNQGLVCALLLPVEGEREPDPPDDRDASDVEDEKPPLPPRSGSTSTSAPVGPSSPLTAPETSTTPAAESTPNGLSTVSHEYLKGSYGLDLEAVRGGASNLPHLTRTLVTSCRRLHSEVDKVLSGLEILSKVFDQQSSPMVTRLLQQQSLPQTGEQELESLVLKLSVLKDFLSGIQKKALKALQDMSSTAPPAPLQPSTRKAKTIPVQAFEVHGSSLCTPGLQVKLDVTLGDLTKIGKSQKFTLSVDVEGGRLVLLRRQRDSQEDWTTFTHDRIRQLIKSQRVQNKLGVVFEKEKDRTQRKDFIFVSARKREAFCQLLQLMKNKHSKQDEPDMISVFIGTWNMGSVPPPKNVTSWFTSKGLGKALDEVTVTIPHDIYVFGTQENSVGDKEWLDLLRGGLKELTDLDYRPIAMQSLWNIKVAVLVKPEHENRISHVSTSSVKTGIANTLGNKGAVGVSFMFNGTSFGFVNCHLTSGNEKTTRRNQNYLDILRLLSLGDRQLSAFDISLRFTHLFWFGDLNYRLDMDIQEILNYISRREFEPLLRVDQLNLEREKHKVFLRFSEEEISFPPTYRYERGSRDTYAWHKQKPTGVRTNVPSWCDRILWKSYPETHIICNSYGCTDDIVTSDHSPVFGTFEVGVTSQFISKKGLSKTSDQAYIEFESIEAIVKTASRTKFFIEFYSTCLEEYKKSFENDAQSSDNINFLKVQWSSRQLPTLKPILADIEYLQDQHLLLTVKSMDGYESYGECVVALKSMIGSTAQQFLTFLSHRGEETGNIRGSMKVRVPTERLGTRERLYEWISIDKDDTGAKSKIPSVSRGSQEHRSGSRKPASTEASCPLSKLFEEPEKPPPTGRPPAPPRAVPREEPLNPRLKGSEGTPEQEGVAAPPPKNSFNNPAYYVLEGVPHQLLPLEPPSLARAPLPPATKNKVAITVPAPQLGRHRTPRVGEGSSSDEDSGGTLPPPDFPPPPLPDSAIFLPPNLDPLSMPVVRGRSGVEARGPPPPKAHPRPPLPPGTSPASTFLGEVASGDDRSCSVLQMAKTLSEVDYAPGPGRSALLPNPLELQPPRGPSDYGRPLSFPPPRIRESIQEDLAEEAPCPQGGRASGLGEAGMGAWLRAIGLERYEEGLVHNGWDDLEFLSDITEEDLEEAGVQDPAHKRLLLDTLQLSK; via the exons ATGGCTTCAGTGTGTGGGGCACCGAGTACCGGGGGCGCGCTAGGCAGCCCGGCCCCTGCCTGGTATCACCGTGACCTGAGCCGCGCTGCTGCGGAGGAGCTGCTGGCTCGGGCCGGCCGCGATGGCAGCTTCCTGGTGCGAGACAGCGAGAGCGTGGCGGGGGCCTTCGCACTCTGCGTCCT GTATCAAAAGCACGTGCACACATACCGCATTCTGCCAGACGGAGAGGATCTCCTGGCTGTGCAG ACCTCACAGGGTGTTCCTGTGCGCCGCTTCCAGACCCTGGGTGAGCTTATAGGCCTCTACGCCCAGCCCAACCAGGGTCTTGTTTGTGCTCTGCTGCTGCCtgtagagggggagagagagccagACCCACCAGATGACCGAGATGCCTCAG ATGTGGAGGATGAGAAGCCCCCACTACCCCCGCGCTCTGGCTCTACCAGTACTTCTGCCCCTGTGGGGCCCAGCAGCCCCTTGACAGCCCCGGAGACTTCCACAACTCCAGCAGCTGAGAG CACTCCTAATGGACTCAGCACTGTGTCACATGAGTATCTGAAGGGCAGCTACGGGCTAGACCTGGAGGCTGTACGAGGAGGAGCCAGCAACTTGCCCCATCTCACCCGAACCCTTGTCACCTCGTGCCGAAGGCTACACAG TGAGGTGGATAAGGTCCTGTCAGGCCTGGAGATCCTGTCGAAAGTGTTTGACCAGCAGAGCTCGCCCATGGTGACCCGCCTTTTGCAGCAGCAG AGCTTACCACAGACTGGCGAGCAAGAGCTGGAGAGCCTCGTGCTGAAGCTATCTGTGCTAAAGGACTTCCTGTCAGGCATCCAGAAGAAG GCCCTCAAGGCCCTGCAGGACATGAGCTCCACAGCACCTCCGGCTCCATTGCAGCCCTCCACACGAAAGGCCAAGACCATCCCCGTGCAGGCCTTTGAGGTACATGGAAG CAGCCTTTGCACTCCTGGCTTACAGGTGAAGCTGGATGTGACACTGGGCGACCTGACCAAGATTGGGAAGTCCCAGAAGTTCACGCTGAGCGTGGATGTTGAGGGTGGGAGGCTGGTACTGCTAAGGAGACAGCGTGACTCCCAGGAGGACTGGACAACCTTCACACATGACCGAA TCCGGCAGCTCATTAAATCCCAGCGTGTGCAGAACAAGCTGGGTGTCGTgtttgaaaaggagaaagatcGGACCCAGCGTAAGGACTTCATCTTTGTTAGTGCTCGG AAGCGAGAAGCCTTCTGCCAGCTTCTCCAGCTCATGAAGAACAAGCATTCCAAGCAAGATGAGCCCGACATGATCTCTGTCTTCATAGGCACCTGGAACATGG GAAGTGTACCACCACCAAAAAACGTGACATCTTGGTTCACATCAAAGGGACTGGGGAAAGCTCTGGATGAGGTCACAGTGACTATACCCCACGATATCTATGTCTTTGGGACTCAGGAGAACTCAGTGGGTGACAAAGAGTGGCTGGATCTGCTGCGTGGGGGCCTCAAGGAGCTTACAGATCTGGATTACCGTCCG ATTGCTATGCAGTCACTGTGGAACATCAAGGTGGCTGTGCTGGTCAAGCCAGAACATGAGAACCGCATCAGCCACGTCAGTACATCCAGTGTGAAGACTGGTATTGCCAACACCCTGG GGAACAAGGGAGCTGTGGGCGTTTCCTTCATGTTCAATGGCACCTCATTTGGCTTCGTGAATTGCCATCTCACCTCAGGGAATGAGAAGACGACTCG GCGGAACCAGAATTATCTGGACATTCTGCGTCTCCTCTCGTTGGGTGATCGGCAGCTCAGTGCCTTTGACATCTCTTTGCGGTTCACTCATCTCTTCTGGTTTGGGGACCTTAACTACCGTTTAGACATGGATATCCAG GAGATCCTGAACTACATTAGTAGGAGAGAGTTTGAGCCCCTGCTTAGGGTGGACCAGCTCAACCTGGAGCGGGAGAAGCATAAGGTCTTCCTTCGATTTA GTGAGGAGGAGATATCTTTCCCACCCACCTACCGCTACGAGCGGGGTTCCCGGGACACGTACGCTTGGCACAAGCAGAAGCCAACTGGG GTCCGGACCAATGTGCCTTCGTGGTGTGACCGGATTCTATGGAAATCCTATCCTGAAACCCACATCATCTGCAATTCCTATG GTTGCACTGATGACATTGTTACCAGTGACCATTCTCCTGTGTTTGGGACATTTGAGGTTGGAGTTACTTCCCAGTTCATCTCCAAGAAAG GTCTCTCTAAGACCTCAGACCAGGCTTACATTGAGTTTGAGAGCATCGAGGCCATTGTGAAGACAGCCAGCCGCACCAAGTTCTTCATTGAGTTCTATTCTACCTGCTTGGAAG AGTACAAGAAGAGCTTCGAGAATGATGCTCAGAGCAGCGACAACATCAATTTCCTCAAGGTGCAGTGGTCCTCCCGCCAGCTGCCCACG CTCAAACCAATTCTGGCTGACATTGAGTACTTGCAGGATCAGCATCTCCTGCTCACAGTCAAGTCCATGGATGGCTACGAATCCTATG GGGAGTGTGTGGTTGCACTCAAATCCATGATTGGCAGCACGGCCCAGCAGTTCCTGACCTTCCTGTCCCACCGTGGAGAGGAGACAGGCAACATCCGTGGCTCCATGAAGGTGCGGGTGCCCACGGAGCGCCTGGGCACCCGTGAGCGGCTCTATG AATGGATTAGCATTGATAAGGATGACACAGGAGCCAAAAGCAAGATTCCTTCAGTGTCGAGAGGCAGCCAGGAGCACAG ATCTGGGAGCCGCAAGCCAGCTTCCACCGAGGCTTCTTGTCCTCTGTCCAAGTTGTTTGAAGAGCCTGAAAAGCCACCACCAACGGGCAGGCCCCCAGCCCCACCTCGGGCAGTTCCTAGGGAGGAGCCCTTGAACCCCAG GTTGAAGGGATCAGAGGGGACACCTGAGCAGGAAGGAGTAGCAGCCCCTCCGCCCAAGAACAGCTTCAATAACCCTGCCTACTACGTCCTTGAAGGGGTCCCACATCAGCTGCTGCCCCTGGAGCCACCCTCACTTGCCAGGGCCCCTCTCCCACCTGCCACCAAGAACAAAGTGGCCATCACAGTGCCTGCTCCTCAGCTTGGGCGCCACCGGACCCCTCGTGTGGGAGAGGGAAGCTCATCGGATGAGGACTCTGGGGGCACGCTGCCTCCTCCAGACTTCCCACCTCCACCACTGCCAGACTCTGCCATCTTTCTGCCCCCTAACCTGGATCCTTTGTCAATGCCAGTGGTCAGGGGCCGAAGTGGGGTTGAGGCCCGTGGCCCACCACCTCCCAAGGCCCATCCAAGGCCGCCACTACCGCCAGGCACCTCACCTGCCAGTACTTTTTTGGGAGAGGTTGCAAGTGGGGATGACCGATCTTGCTCAGTACTGCAGATGGCCAAAACACTCAGTGAGGTAGATTATGCTCCTGGGCCTGGACGATCAGcactcctccccaaccccttggAATTGCAGCCTCCCCGAGGGCCCTCAGACTATGGCCGGCCTCTCAGCTTCCCTCCACCCCGCATCCGGGAGAGCATCCAAGAAGACTTGGCAGAGGAG GCTCCGTGCCCGCAGGGCGGGCGGGCCAGCGGGCTGGGAGAGGCGGGCATGGGTGCCTGGCTGCGGGCCATCGGCTTGGAGCGCTATGAGGAGGGCCTGGTGCACAATGGCTGGGACGACCTGGAGTTTCTCAg TGACATCACTGAGGAAGACCTAGAGGAAGCTGGGGTGCAGGATCCTGCTCACAAGCGCCTTCTTCTGGACACCCTGCAGCTCAGCAAATGA
- the Inppl1 gene encoding phosphatidylinositol 3,4,5-trisphosphate 5-phosphatase 2 isoform X3 produces the protein MASVCGAPSTGGALGSPAPAWYHRDLSRAAAEELLARAGRDGSFLVRDSESVAGAFALCVLYQKHVHTYRILPDGEDLLAVQTSQGVPVRRFQTLGELIGLYAQPNQGLVCALLLPVEGEREPDPPDDRDASDVEDEKPPLPPRSGSTSTSAPVGPSSPLTAPETSTTPAAESTPNGLSTVSHEYLKGSYGLDLEAVRGGASNLPHLTRTLVTSCRRLHSEVDKVLSGLEILSKVFDQQSSPMVTRLLQQQSLPQTGEQELESLVLKLSVLKDFLSGIQKKALKALQDMSSTAPPAPLQPSTRKAKTIPVQAFEVKLDVTLGDLTKIGKSQKFTLSVDVEGGRLVLLRRQRDSQEDWTTFTHDRIRQLIKSQRVQNKLGVVFEKEKDRTQRKDFIFVSARKREAFCQLLQLMKNKHSKQDEPDMISVFIGTWNMGSVPPPKNVTSWFTSKGLGKALDEVTVTIPHDIYVFGTQENSVGDKEWLDLLRGGLKELTDLDYRPIAMQSLWNIKVAVLVKPEHENRISHVSTSSVKTGIANTLGNKGAVGVSFMFNGTSFGFVNCHLTSGNEKTTRRNQNYLDILRLLSLGDRQLSAFDISLRFTHLFWFGDLNYRLDMDIQEILNYISRREFEPLLRVDQLNLEREKHKVFLRFSEEEISFPPTYRYERGSRDTYAWHKQKPTGVRTNVPSWCDRILWKSYPETHIICNSYGCTDDIVTSDHSPVFGTFEVGVTSQFISKKGLSKTSDQAYIEFESIEAIVKTASRTKFFIEFYSTCLEEYKKSFENDAQSSDNINFLKVQWSSRQLPTLKPILADIEYLQDQHLLLTVKSMDGYESYGECVVALKSMIGSTAQQFLTFLSHRGEETGNIRGSMKVRVPTERLGTRERLYEWISIDKDDTGAKSKIPSVSRGSQEHRSGSRKPASTEASCPLSKLFEEPEKPPPTGRPPAPPRAVPREEPLNPRLKGSEGTPEQEGVAAPPPKNSFNNPAYYVLEGVPHQLLPLEPPSLARAPLPPATKNKVAITVPAPQLGRHRTPRVGEGSSSDEDSGGTLPPPDFPPPPLPDSAIFLPPNLDPLSMPVVRGRSGVEARGPPPPKAHPRPPLPPGTSPASTFLGEVASGDDRSCSVLQMAKTLSEVDYAPGPGRSALLPNPLELQPPRGPSDYGRPLSFPPPRIRESIQEDLAEEAPCPQGGRASGLGEAGMGAWLRAIGLERYEEGLVHNGWDDLEFLSDITEEDLEEAGVQDPAHKRLLLDTLQLSK, from the exons ATGGCTTCAGTGTGTGGGGCACCGAGTACCGGGGGCGCGCTAGGCAGCCCGGCCCCTGCCTGGTATCACCGTGACCTGAGCCGCGCTGCTGCGGAGGAGCTGCTGGCTCGGGCCGGCCGCGATGGCAGCTTCCTGGTGCGAGACAGCGAGAGCGTGGCGGGGGCCTTCGCACTCTGCGTCCT GTATCAAAAGCACGTGCACACATACCGCATTCTGCCAGACGGAGAGGATCTCCTGGCTGTGCAG ACCTCACAGGGTGTTCCTGTGCGCCGCTTCCAGACCCTGGGTGAGCTTATAGGCCTCTACGCCCAGCCCAACCAGGGTCTTGTTTGTGCTCTGCTGCTGCCtgtagagggggagagagagccagACCCACCAGATGACCGAGATGCCTCAG ATGTGGAGGATGAGAAGCCCCCACTACCCCCGCGCTCTGGCTCTACCAGTACTTCTGCCCCTGTGGGGCCCAGCAGCCCCTTGACAGCCCCGGAGACTTCCACAACTCCAGCAGCTGAGAG CACTCCTAATGGACTCAGCACTGTGTCACATGAGTATCTGAAGGGCAGCTACGGGCTAGACCTGGAGGCTGTACGAGGAGGAGCCAGCAACTTGCCCCATCTCACCCGAACCCTTGTCACCTCGTGCCGAAGGCTACACAG TGAGGTGGATAAGGTCCTGTCAGGCCTGGAGATCCTGTCGAAAGTGTTTGACCAGCAGAGCTCGCCCATGGTGACCCGCCTTTTGCAGCAGCAG AGCTTACCACAGACTGGCGAGCAAGAGCTGGAGAGCCTCGTGCTGAAGCTATCTGTGCTAAAGGACTTCCTGTCAGGCATCCAGAAGAAG GCCCTCAAGGCCCTGCAGGACATGAGCTCCACAGCACCTCCGGCTCCATTGCAGCCCTCCACACGAAAGGCCAAGACCATCCCCGTGCAGGCCTTTGAG GTGAAGCTGGATGTGACACTGGGCGACCTGACCAAGATTGGGAAGTCCCAGAAGTTCACGCTGAGCGTGGATGTTGAGGGTGGGAGGCTGGTACTGCTAAGGAGACAGCGTGACTCCCAGGAGGACTGGACAACCTTCACACATGACCGAA TCCGGCAGCTCATTAAATCCCAGCGTGTGCAGAACAAGCTGGGTGTCGTgtttgaaaaggagaaagatcGGACCCAGCGTAAGGACTTCATCTTTGTTAGTGCTCGG AAGCGAGAAGCCTTCTGCCAGCTTCTCCAGCTCATGAAGAACAAGCATTCCAAGCAAGATGAGCCCGACATGATCTCTGTCTTCATAGGCACCTGGAACATGG GAAGTGTACCACCACCAAAAAACGTGACATCTTGGTTCACATCAAAGGGACTGGGGAAAGCTCTGGATGAGGTCACAGTGACTATACCCCACGATATCTATGTCTTTGGGACTCAGGAGAACTCAGTGGGTGACAAAGAGTGGCTGGATCTGCTGCGTGGGGGCCTCAAGGAGCTTACAGATCTGGATTACCGTCCG ATTGCTATGCAGTCACTGTGGAACATCAAGGTGGCTGTGCTGGTCAAGCCAGAACATGAGAACCGCATCAGCCACGTCAGTACATCCAGTGTGAAGACTGGTATTGCCAACACCCTGG GGAACAAGGGAGCTGTGGGCGTTTCCTTCATGTTCAATGGCACCTCATTTGGCTTCGTGAATTGCCATCTCACCTCAGGGAATGAGAAGACGACTCG GCGGAACCAGAATTATCTGGACATTCTGCGTCTCCTCTCGTTGGGTGATCGGCAGCTCAGTGCCTTTGACATCTCTTTGCGGTTCACTCATCTCTTCTGGTTTGGGGACCTTAACTACCGTTTAGACATGGATATCCAG GAGATCCTGAACTACATTAGTAGGAGAGAGTTTGAGCCCCTGCTTAGGGTGGACCAGCTCAACCTGGAGCGGGAGAAGCATAAGGTCTTCCTTCGATTTA GTGAGGAGGAGATATCTTTCCCACCCACCTACCGCTACGAGCGGGGTTCCCGGGACACGTACGCTTGGCACAAGCAGAAGCCAACTGGG GTCCGGACCAATGTGCCTTCGTGGTGTGACCGGATTCTATGGAAATCCTATCCTGAAACCCACATCATCTGCAATTCCTATG GTTGCACTGATGACATTGTTACCAGTGACCATTCTCCTGTGTTTGGGACATTTGAGGTTGGAGTTACTTCCCAGTTCATCTCCAAGAAAG GTCTCTCTAAGACCTCAGACCAGGCTTACATTGAGTTTGAGAGCATCGAGGCCATTGTGAAGACAGCCAGCCGCACCAAGTTCTTCATTGAGTTCTATTCTACCTGCTTGGAAG AGTACAAGAAGAGCTTCGAGAATGATGCTCAGAGCAGCGACAACATCAATTTCCTCAAGGTGCAGTGGTCCTCCCGCCAGCTGCCCACG CTCAAACCAATTCTGGCTGACATTGAGTACTTGCAGGATCAGCATCTCCTGCTCACAGTCAAGTCCATGGATGGCTACGAATCCTATG GGGAGTGTGTGGTTGCACTCAAATCCATGATTGGCAGCACGGCCCAGCAGTTCCTGACCTTCCTGTCCCACCGTGGAGAGGAGACAGGCAACATCCGTGGCTCCATGAAGGTGCGGGTGCCCACGGAGCGCCTGGGCACCCGTGAGCGGCTCTATG AATGGATTAGCATTGATAAGGATGACACAGGAGCCAAAAGCAAGATTCCTTCAGTGTCGAGAGGCAGCCAGGAGCACAG ATCTGGGAGCCGCAAGCCAGCTTCCACCGAGGCTTCTTGTCCTCTGTCCAAGTTGTTTGAAGAGCCTGAAAAGCCACCACCAACGGGCAGGCCCCCAGCCCCACCTCGGGCAGTTCCTAGGGAGGAGCCCTTGAACCCCAG GTTGAAGGGATCAGAGGGGACACCTGAGCAGGAAGGAGTAGCAGCCCCTCCGCCCAAGAACAGCTTCAATAACCCTGCCTACTACGTCCTTGAAGGGGTCCCACATCAGCTGCTGCCCCTGGAGCCACCCTCACTTGCCAGGGCCCCTCTCCCACCTGCCACCAAGAACAAAGTGGCCATCACAGTGCCTGCTCCTCAGCTTGGGCGCCACCGGACCCCTCGTGTGGGAGAGGGAAGCTCATCGGATGAGGACTCTGGGGGCACGCTGCCTCCTCCAGACTTCCCACCTCCACCACTGCCAGACTCTGCCATCTTTCTGCCCCCTAACCTGGATCCTTTGTCAATGCCAGTGGTCAGGGGCCGAAGTGGGGTTGAGGCCCGTGGCCCACCACCTCCCAAGGCCCATCCAAGGCCGCCACTACCGCCAGGCACCTCACCTGCCAGTACTTTTTTGGGAGAGGTTGCAAGTGGGGATGACCGATCTTGCTCAGTACTGCAGATGGCCAAAACACTCAGTGAGGTAGATTATGCTCCTGGGCCTGGACGATCAGcactcctccccaaccccttggAATTGCAGCCTCCCCGAGGGCCCTCAGACTATGGCCGGCCTCTCAGCTTCCCTCCACCCCGCATCCGGGAGAGCATCCAAGAAGACTTGGCAGAGGAG GCTCCGTGCCCGCAGGGCGGGCGGGCCAGCGGGCTGGGAGAGGCGGGCATGGGTGCCTGGCTGCGGGCCATCGGCTTGGAGCGCTATGAGGAGGGCCTGGTGCACAATGGCTGGGACGACCTGGAGTTTCTCAg TGACATCACTGAGGAAGACCTAGAGGAAGCTGGGGTGCAGGATCCTGCTCACAAGCGCCTTCTTCTGGACACCCTGCAGCTCAGCAAATGA